Part of the Nicotiana sylvestris chromosome 2, ASM39365v2, whole genome shotgun sequence genome, CTATGACATACCACACCCAGAAAACCAAAACGAAATAGTCCTTTGTAGGAGTTTGAACATGAGAAGTAAACCGAATGGCACAGTCCCTTTGAACGTGAGAAATAAATCGCCGGACATGATCTATGTATATGATTTTCAAACTAGAGTTTCTCAAATGTTCGCTAATAATCACAATATCAGTTCATTACTTGAACCAAACAGTGAGTCCATGGATCTTGAAGAACATGAAGAGGAATATCCTAGTGAAGAATTGGTTGAAGATTATTCAGTCATTTATTCTATTGATGAAGAAATGAATATAGTTGATAATTATAAAACCGTCGCTTTATCTCCAACGAATGGTCTAATTTTATCTGATACAGAGCTAGAACTGGAGTTATCTCCATCGAGTTCTGTTTCCAGTTCTCCAGCAGGTATTAATCCGAGGCGGAACGAATATTTTCCATCTCCTATTAGCTCTAATTCGTCTCCGGCGGATTATGGTACGTCGAACCAAAATTCTCCGTCACTTAGTAGCTATAACAATACGATGGCAATGGATCAGCAGCTGGCAATTCGCAAAAattgtgcagaagaagaagattTACTGTACCAGAAGTATGCTGAAAGCATGAGCTGGTTTGATATTCTCAATCATGACAGATTATCTGCCATAAGTGAGTTTTTCCTTTTGCTCAATAACTTCAAAAtacaaatattttcttcttcatttttttatattattagtgGTGTCCAAGCCAGTTACACACCTTGATTATTTTGACTGGATATCCGTTATCTTCCACTAGCATATAAGATACTATATAATACTTTCAGCAgatgaaaagaaatgacttagtaTTCTTTGTCTATGCTGGGATTGAACCCTTGTCTACCGTGGATTTCGTCCTGCTTTATTGATTGTTAATTAGGCCCCACCATTGGGTGCgcatatatttttctttatcctttaaaaaaaaattatatacgtAGTTTTCTTCAGACTGTAAGACCCTTTATGTATATAGTTTTTGTGCTTAAGTATATATACTTAATTAACAATGTGATTGTTGGTTGTTTAGGTACAGTACTAAGAAAGCAGTTGTCAAGTGCTAATTCATTTTTGTACGAAATGGAGCCTACAGGTTTGCCAGTCCAATATATTTCATGGAGCAAAGTGGCGAGAAAAAGACTTCTGAAAAGTTTAGAGAGTGACTTAGAGTTAGTTTATGTGGCACAGTCATGCTTGTCATGGGAAGCACTTCTTCATCAGTACAGAAAAATAGAGGCTCTTTCTTGTTCAGCTTCGGAAAATGGTGTATTTTATGGTAATATAGCGGCTAGATTTCAGAAATTTCAAGTATTGCTAGAGAGATTTGTGGAAGATGATAGCTGTGGAGGcaaaaggcatttcaattatgTTCACAGAAGATTTTCCCAAAAGAATCTCCTCCAAGTTCCCGAGGTTTCTGGTAATTAATCTTTGCTATGCTTCACATTTTTTAAAGAGTTTAACTTCTATATACACGCATTGTTCATAAAGAATCTTTACACTATCATGTTTAGTTAAAAGATAATTATATTAAATATTCATAAAAATATACTTCCTCCGATTTATATATTGAGATTTGTAAACAAGGGCAAAGTTTGGCAAAACAAAATTAATTTCTTCTTGATTAtgtaaaaaatcacttattttggaccaaaataaaaaggtaaaaaagtCAATTATTATGGATCGAACGAAATAGTTAGTAATCTAAAAATAACGCAAGTTACTTAACATAACATGTTAAAATATATACGTAGTGTGACGGTATATATTAGGTAAATAATTTGTTTAAACCTTTTCTTAATGGCCTTTATTAGCAAGAGAATTAATATATATCGAGAATGTTGAAGAAGAATAGCCGGCCTTCGATTGTCAGCGATCGGTATATGTATCCGCTAATTTAGACTTACATGGCAAGTTGAGATTCATTAGTACGAACGCTTATCTATTTCCTACGTGTAACGGCTTAATTTTCGTTTTTTCTTGGAGAATTAATCAACACTGATAGAACTACTACATTAAATAATGACTGTTTATATGTagggaaatgaaacaggaaaataataataataataagaatactgcaataatattatttgtGAGCGAAAATACATTAATTGGCTTGAGTTGTGCTGGGCACTGTCCTAAAAACTATTTCAGCAGTGTGAAATGTCTCTCCGGGATTAAACAAGCCTACTTCTATTAGGGAGGATACAGGAATCAGTAAAATTAAATATTATACAAATCCAGCTAGTAGGAAAAAAGGAAGAACAACTAATGTGTAATGTTAATTAAATATTATAGAAAAGGAATTAGAAGGAAGAAGAGAGAGACGTATGAGAAGGATGTCTGATAATTGAAATTGGCTTAAGGGAAGACCATTTTATAGGCAAAAAAGCTTAAGGCTTTTCTTGCCATTTGTCAATTCTCTTGCATGCATCTTGCCATTTATCTCTTCCTTTCTAGAAGGTTTCCACATGATCTTCTTAGGACATTTGTCAACAAAGGTTTAAAATATTGCCACAGTCCCCCACTATtttaaagactttttgaaataGACTTGCTGGATTTGCATGGTCCAAATGTAATAAGTTTGGTATCTTCTGGACTATGAACCGAACTTAGACCAATAAAATTTAACTCACAGAATTACTGGTGAAATATAATATTTCTATGAACCAATAATTCTTATTGTAAGTCAGAGATTTTATCAATCACATTTTGACCCCCGGTAATTTTGCTATTCAACACGGTTTTGCGCCCAATAGGCCATGCGTGTGCCTGGTTATTCATGAGAGCTCTAGAGACTAGGCCAAAATCTCATAGGAGCGACCCACTCCACTCTCCTATAGGTGAATTCATCAAGTGTATACTGCTTTTAAATACACCACTCATAAGGACTATGAATTTCATTAAGAGTTATAACTCAGTCTCTCAATTAGTAGCAGTCAAGCACTCTTTTAGTGTATCAGTGCCAATATTGACTTGTTGttacccatatgaacctacttcatgggatctccaatcacataggttgggttaccatcTCTATTGACAACATGTCGGCCTTAATCCCATCTCTTTTGAGGTTTGAAGAATTAATTTTCTTCCCACGGGTTTAGTGAGATGATCGGCCAAATTTATCTCTGACTTCACATAGTCAATGGAAATTATTCCATCTCTCAACAGTTGTTTTATGACATCATGTCTCAATTTTATGTGTCTACTTTT contains:
- the LOC104228247 gene encoding uncharacterized protein isoform X2, translating into MTPLSICWLLIELFVIPNGFLKWFYLSLYIHPFLLALCQLFLWIIVLLKFLLNLILFVYRISCFLISYVLTLLKCCVLFFKKYFIISNRNPVPIEEDEEYYDIPHPENQNEIVLCRSLNMRSKPNGTVPLNVRNKSPDMIYVYDFQTRVSQMFANNHNISSLLEPNSESMDLEEHEEEYPSEELVEDYSVIYSIDEEMNIVDNYKTVALSPTNGLILSDTELELELSPSSSVSSSPAGINPRRNEYFPSPISSNSSPADYGTSNQNSPSLSSYNNTMAMDQQLAIRKNCAEEEDLLYQKYAESMSWFDILNHDRLSAISLPVQYISWSKVARKRLLKSLESDLELVYVAQSCLSWEALLHQYRKIEALSCSASENGVFYGNIAARFQKFQVLLERFVEDDSCGGKRHFNYVHRRFSQKNLLQVPEVSGYVESNERLNGEKNKAVEVLKAIEKCVNAFWFYLRTDSKKTLSWKRNNFLRSHSCVEDPRDIWLLHDLTKKLQMKELWLKDVKGKRRCWLRRAIKPQQLGEYCTKIEYMFTLIDMKLVSRVLHMSIISTSHLKWCQHKLNNIEFKDGQILRTPTSLLFPST
- the LOC104228247 gene encoding uncharacterized protein isoform X1, giving the protein MTPLSICWLLIELFVIPNGFLKWFYLSLYIHPFLLALCQLFLWIIVLLKFLLNLILFVYRISCFLISYVLTLLKCCVLFFKKYFIISNRNPVPIEEDEEYYDIPHPENQNEIVLCRSLNMRSKPNGTVPLNVRNKSPDMIYVYDFQTRVSQMFANNHNISSLLEPNSESMDLEEHEEEYPSEELVEDYSVIYSIDEEMNIVDNYKTVALSPTNGLILSDTELELELSPSSSVSSSPAGINPRRNEYFPSPISSNSSPADYGTSNQNSPSLSSYNNTMAMDQQLAIRKNCAEEEDLLYQKYAESMSWFDILNHDRLSAISTVLRKQLSSANSFLYEMEPTGLPVQYISWSKVARKRLLKSLESDLELVYVAQSCLSWEALLHQYRKIEALSCSASENGVFYGNIAARFQKFQVLLERFVEDDSCGGKRHFNYVHRRFSQKNLLQVPEVSGYVESNERLNGEKNKAVEVLKAIEKCVNAFWFYLRTDSKKTLSWKRNNFLRSHSCVEDPRDIWLLHDLTKKLQMKELWLKDVKGKRRCWLRRAIKPQQLGEYCTKIEYMFTLIDMKLVSRVLHMSIISTSHLKWCQHKLNNIEFKDGQILRTPTSLLFPST